A window from Zingiber officinale cultivar Zhangliang chromosome 7A, Zo_v1.1, whole genome shotgun sequence encodes these proteins:
- the LOC122001018 gene encoding ubiquitin carboxyl-terminal hydrolase 27-like isoform X2: MKHRREVNIYPLIHKVRHGYKILLAIGELFPPQYRLAASILGLGMGVSSLYMVLREGKLSSFQLSWGTQQDDSSKIVYVAGLRNLGNNCFLNVVLQALASCSWFVRFLQNVPVSDVESIVECMPLLASLATLLEDLCIIHDEKTILDPRRLMLALSFYANGFALTKQQDAAEALLHLLSSLEEEILHSYMLHRSSLAEIMSIPSRIHKLNSKTQTDLELWRTFVCGPFDGAIRSTLTCRSCSTVLLWDIEHFLSLPLAPVLDSNGDIIEGCSVIDCLKKFTTAEYLENYHCDRCWHIAAIKCLSLTSNNNGEKLDKLKHCVNLGCCDCKNLLDQQEIKWSGFSCVLKQLSITRCPKILCIHLQRASMNDYGELIKLQGHVSFPFILDLFPFTRTSKTLGDGALVPCTRENANRKLQPLDPQLMQMYIQYKKQSLELVHGTAGEDSLLKGIPTNNFKNRTNELPHGMSGEMIAIGKHNVSDKKTEIAAVASDSQALSASIECRAVKLLQAPIIAFHLLLNTTENLEVGITQSLGE, translated from the exons ATGAAGCATAGAAGGGAAGTGAATATCTACCCCCTTATCCACAAAGTCAGACATGGATACAAAATATTGTTGGCTATCGGAGAATTATTTCCACCTCAATATCGTCTTGCTGCTAGCATTCTTGGGCTTGGGATGGGAGTGAGTAGTTTGTACATGGTGTTGCGAGAAGGGAAACTGAGCAGTTTTCAATTGTCATGGGGAACCCAGCAAGATGATTCATCCAAGATTGTTTATGTGGCTGGCTTAAGAAATCTGGGAAATAATTGTTTTCTTAATGTAGTTTTGCAG GCACTCGCCAGCTGCAGCTGGTTTGTCCGCTTTCTTCAGAATGTACCAGTGAGTGATGTTGAATCTATTGTAGAATGTATGCCACTTCTAGCTTCATTGGCAACATTATTAGAAG ATCTATGTATTATCCATGATGAAAAGACTATATTGGATCCACGAAGATTGATGCTTGCCTTAAGTTTCTATGCTAATGGTTTCGCATTAACCAAACAGCAG GATGCTGCAGAAGCACTTCTTCATCTTTTGTCTTCTTTAGAAGAGGAAATTTTGCACTCTTACATGCTGCACAGAAGTTCTCTCGCTGAAATAATGAGTATTCCttctaggattcataaactaaaCAGCAAAACCCAGACAGATTTGGAGCTATGGAGAACTTTTGTTTGTGGGCCATTTGATGGAGCAATCAGAAGCACATTAACTTGCAGGAGTTGTTCGACTGTG CTATTGTGGGATATTGAACACTTTCTTTCATTGCCTCTCGCACCTGTTCTCGACAGTAATGGTGATATT ATAGAAGGGTGCAGTGTGATAGATTGTCTTAAGAAGTTCACAACGGCTGAATATCTAGAGAATTACCACTGCGATCGCTGTTGGCATATTGCTGCTATAAAATGCTTGTCTCTCACATCAAATAACAATGGG GAAAAACTTGATAAGCTTAAGCATTGTGTCAATCTTGGTTGTTGTGATTGCAAAAATCTACTTGATCAACAGGAAATTAAGTGGTCTGGTTTTTCATGTGTATTAAAACAGCTAAGTATAACTCGATGTCCTAAG ATTCTGTGCATCCATTTGCAGCGTGCTTCAATGAATGATTATGGTGAACTTATCAAGCTTCAG GGTCatgtttcttttccttttattctggACCTCTTTCCTTTTACCAGAACAAGTAAAACATTGGGAGACGGAGCCCTAGTGCCATGTACTCGCGAAAATGCAAATAGAAAGCTGCAGCCACTAGATCCTCAATTGATGCAAATGTATATTCAGTACAAGAAACAGAGTTTGGAACTTGTACATGGAACTGCTGGAGAGGACTCTTTGTTGAAAGGTATTCCTACAAATAATTTCAAAAACCGAACTAATGAATTGCCACATGGCATGTCTGGTGAAATGATCGCCATAGGCAAGCACAATGTTTCGGACAAGAAGACTGAAATAGCTGCCGTAGCTTCTGATTCCCAAGCGTTGTCAG CTTCTATTGAATGCAGGGCAGTGAAGCTATTACAGGCTCCTATTATCGCCTTTCATCTGTTGTTGAACACTACGGAAAATCTGGAAGTGGGCATTACGCAATCTTTAGGAGAGTAA
- the LOC122001018 gene encoding ubiquitin carboxyl-terminal hydrolase 27-like isoform X1, whose amino-acid sequence MKHRREVNIYPLIHKVRHGYKILLAIGELFPPQYRLAASILGLGMGVSSLYMVLREGKLSSFQLSWGTQQDDSSKIVYVAGLRNLGNNCFLNVVLQALASCSWFVRFLQNVPVSDVESIVECMPLLASLATLLEDLCIIHDEKTILDPRRLMLALSFYANGFALTKQQDAAEALLHLLSSLEEEILHSYMLHRSSLAEIMSIPSRIHKLNSKTQTDLELWRTFVCGPFDGAIRSTLTCRSCSTVLLWDIEHFLSLPLAPVLDSNGDIIEGCSVIDCLKKFTTAEYLENYHCDRCWHIAAIKCLSLTSNNNGEKLDKLKHCVNLGCCDCKNLLDQQEIKWSGFSCVLKQLSITRCPKILCIHLQRASMNDYGELIKLQGHVSFPFILDLFPFTRTSKTLGDGALVPCTRENANRKLQPLDPQLMQMYIQYKKQSLELVHGTAGEDSLLKGIPTNNFKNRTNELPHGMSGEMIAIGKHNVSDKKTEIAAVASDSQALSGIKGSEAITGSYYRLSSVVEHYGKSGSGHYAIFRRVTSESFGGNSNSTPETEQSQWFYVSDHEVLNVSIETVFAAEASLLFYERIDGNFHIAA is encoded by the exons ATGAAGCATAGAAGGGAAGTGAATATCTACCCCCTTATCCACAAAGTCAGACATGGATACAAAATATTGTTGGCTATCGGAGAATTATTTCCACCTCAATATCGTCTTGCTGCTAGCATTCTTGGGCTTGGGATGGGAGTGAGTAGTTTGTACATGGTGTTGCGAGAAGGGAAACTGAGCAGTTTTCAATTGTCATGGGGAACCCAGCAAGATGATTCATCCAAGATTGTTTATGTGGCTGGCTTAAGAAATCTGGGAAATAATTGTTTTCTTAATGTAGTTTTGCAG GCACTCGCCAGCTGCAGCTGGTTTGTCCGCTTTCTTCAGAATGTACCAGTGAGTGATGTTGAATCTATTGTAGAATGTATGCCACTTCTAGCTTCATTGGCAACATTATTAGAAG ATCTATGTATTATCCATGATGAAAAGACTATATTGGATCCACGAAGATTGATGCTTGCCTTAAGTTTCTATGCTAATGGTTTCGCATTAACCAAACAGCAG GATGCTGCAGAAGCACTTCTTCATCTTTTGTCTTCTTTAGAAGAGGAAATTTTGCACTCTTACATGCTGCACAGAAGTTCTCTCGCTGAAATAATGAGTATTCCttctaggattcataaactaaaCAGCAAAACCCAGACAGATTTGGAGCTATGGAGAACTTTTGTTTGTGGGCCATTTGATGGAGCAATCAGAAGCACATTAACTTGCAGGAGTTGTTCGACTGTG CTATTGTGGGATATTGAACACTTTCTTTCATTGCCTCTCGCACCTGTTCTCGACAGTAATGGTGATATT ATAGAAGGGTGCAGTGTGATAGATTGTCTTAAGAAGTTCACAACGGCTGAATATCTAGAGAATTACCACTGCGATCGCTGTTGGCATATTGCTGCTATAAAATGCTTGTCTCTCACATCAAATAACAATGGG GAAAAACTTGATAAGCTTAAGCATTGTGTCAATCTTGGTTGTTGTGATTGCAAAAATCTACTTGATCAACAGGAAATTAAGTGGTCTGGTTTTTCATGTGTATTAAAACAGCTAAGTATAACTCGATGTCCTAAG ATTCTGTGCATCCATTTGCAGCGTGCTTCAATGAATGATTATGGTGAACTTATCAAGCTTCAG GGTCatgtttcttttccttttattctggACCTCTTTCCTTTTACCAGAACAAGTAAAACATTGGGAGACGGAGCCCTAGTGCCATGTACTCGCGAAAATGCAAATAGAAAGCTGCAGCCACTAGATCCTCAATTGATGCAAATGTATATTCAGTACAAGAAACAGAGTTTGGAACTTGTACATGGAACTGCTGGAGAGGACTCTTTGTTGAAAGGTATTCCTACAAATAATTTCAAAAACCGAACTAATGAATTGCCACATGGCATGTCTGGTGAAATGATCGCCATAGGCAAGCACAATGTTTCGGACAAGAAGACTGAAATAGCTGCCGTAGCTTCTGATTCCCAAGCGTTGTCAGGTATAAAG GGCAGTGAAGCTATTACAGGCTCCTATTATCGCCTTTCATCTGTTGTTGAACACTACGGAAAATCTGGAAGTGGGCATTACGCAATCTTTAGGAGAGTAACAAGCGAGTCATTTGGTGGCAATTCAAATAGCACTCCAGAAACTGAACAAAGTCAATGGTTTTATGTCTCGGACCATGAAGTATTGAATGTTTCCATAGAGACTGTATTTGCTGCAGAGGCCAGTCTGCTCTTCTACGAGAGAATTGATGGGAACTTCCATATAGCCGCATAA
- the LOC122001018 gene encoding ubiquitin carboxyl-terminal hydrolase 27-like isoform X3 encodes MKHRREVNIYPLIHKVRHGYKILLAIGELFPPQYRLAASILGLGMGVSSLYMVLREGKLSSFQLSWGTQQDDSSKIVYVAGLRNLGNNCFLNVVLQALASCSWFVRFLQNVPVSDVESIVECMPLLASLATLLEDLCIIHDEKTILDPRRLMLALSFYANGFALTKQQDAAEALLHLLSSLEEEILHSYMLHRSSLAEIMSIPSRIHKLNSKTQTDLELWRTFVCGPFDGAIRSTLTCRSCSTVLLWDIEHFLSLPLAPVLDSNGDIIEGCSVIDCLKKFTTAEYLENYHCDRCWHIAAIKCLSLTSNNNGEKLDKLKHCVNLGCCDCKNLLDQQEIKWSGFSCVLKQLSITRCPKILCIHLQRASMNDYGELIKLQGHVSFPFILDLFPFTRTSKTLGDGALVPCTRENANRKLQPLDPQLMQMYIQYKKQSLELVHGTAGEDSLLKGIPTNNFKNRTNELPHGMSGEMIAIGKHNVSDKKTEIAAVASDSQALSGQ; translated from the exons ATGAAGCATAGAAGGGAAGTGAATATCTACCCCCTTATCCACAAAGTCAGACATGGATACAAAATATTGTTGGCTATCGGAGAATTATTTCCACCTCAATATCGTCTTGCTGCTAGCATTCTTGGGCTTGGGATGGGAGTGAGTAGTTTGTACATGGTGTTGCGAGAAGGGAAACTGAGCAGTTTTCAATTGTCATGGGGAACCCAGCAAGATGATTCATCCAAGATTGTTTATGTGGCTGGCTTAAGAAATCTGGGAAATAATTGTTTTCTTAATGTAGTTTTGCAG GCACTCGCCAGCTGCAGCTGGTTTGTCCGCTTTCTTCAGAATGTACCAGTGAGTGATGTTGAATCTATTGTAGAATGTATGCCACTTCTAGCTTCATTGGCAACATTATTAGAAG ATCTATGTATTATCCATGATGAAAAGACTATATTGGATCCACGAAGATTGATGCTTGCCTTAAGTTTCTATGCTAATGGTTTCGCATTAACCAAACAGCAG GATGCTGCAGAAGCACTTCTTCATCTTTTGTCTTCTTTAGAAGAGGAAATTTTGCACTCTTACATGCTGCACAGAAGTTCTCTCGCTGAAATAATGAGTATTCCttctaggattcataaactaaaCAGCAAAACCCAGACAGATTTGGAGCTATGGAGAACTTTTGTTTGTGGGCCATTTGATGGAGCAATCAGAAGCACATTAACTTGCAGGAGTTGTTCGACTGTG CTATTGTGGGATATTGAACACTTTCTTTCATTGCCTCTCGCACCTGTTCTCGACAGTAATGGTGATATT ATAGAAGGGTGCAGTGTGATAGATTGTCTTAAGAAGTTCACAACGGCTGAATATCTAGAGAATTACCACTGCGATCGCTGTTGGCATATTGCTGCTATAAAATGCTTGTCTCTCACATCAAATAACAATGGG GAAAAACTTGATAAGCTTAAGCATTGTGTCAATCTTGGTTGTTGTGATTGCAAAAATCTACTTGATCAACAGGAAATTAAGTGGTCTGGTTTTTCATGTGTATTAAAACAGCTAAGTATAACTCGATGTCCTAAG ATTCTGTGCATCCATTTGCAGCGTGCTTCAATGAATGATTATGGTGAACTTATCAAGCTTCAG GGTCatgtttcttttccttttattctggACCTCTTTCCTTTTACCAGAACAAGTAAAACATTGGGAGACGGAGCCCTAGTGCCATGTACTCGCGAAAATGCAAATAGAAAGCTGCAGCCACTAGATCCTCAATTGATGCAAATGTATATTCAGTACAAGAAACAGAGTTTGGAACTTGTACATGGAACTGCTGGAGAGGACTCTTTGTTGAAAGGTATTCCTACAAATAATTTCAAAAACCGAACTAATGAATTGCCACATGGCATGTCTGGTGAAATGATCGCCATAGGCAAGCACAATGTTTCGGACAAGAAGACTGAAATAGCTGCCGTAGCTTCTGATTCCCAAGCGTTGTCAG GGCAGTGA